In Apodemus sylvaticus chromosome 7, mApoSyl1.1, whole genome shotgun sequence, the sequence AGAACCCAGGAAAAGACAACGCCACGCTGGTTTACTACTGCACGTAAGAGATGGACTTTGTTTTAAGAGCACATAAAGTGTGCACAGAGGTTGTCTATGTATCAAGATTATCTATTAAGTAAAGACAAAACTATAGCCAGGTGGttgtggagcacgcctgtaatcccagcactctgggaggcagaggcaggcggatttctgagttcaaggccagcctggtctccagagtgagctccaggacagccagggctacacagagaaaccctgtgtaggTACCAAAaaaccacacccacacccacacaaagtaaagacaaaactAAAATGCCATAGGGCCACTAAGGGGCTTCTAtgaacttaaaagaaaacaaatataaaactacTCAGGCTATTCTTAGGTTGAAAACGGGATTGTTAAAATTCTcccaataaaaattttattttttttaaggcaacatgaggattttggtttttttgtgtggAGATAACATTCCAACAAAATAACTTTTGTGTTACAATAGCAAAGAACTATCAAGTAAGATCCAAACATTTCTGAACCAAGGTGAAAAAAATTGGCAAAGATTCCCCCCAAAAATGTATAGTGTGCAGTAATTCAGTCATAAaagtttgtttttcaagagacATCCCTGCAAACCTTAACTTGGAAATAAATTCTGTTGCTCCTATGTGCAGACATCAATACAAGCAAATCGAGATACATTGGTTTTTCTTAGTCGccagcacctgtaatcccagcattcaggaagcaagATGAAGGATCCcaggttcgaggccagccggggctacacagtaaattcaagagcagcctgggcaACAAGGTGAAACCATTTAtctaaaaatgacaaaatgaGGGCTCAAAGAAGGCACTGACTCCTGACTCTGAAGTGGAAGCTTCctttttacttttgttgttttgaggcagacGAGGCTGCCTACAATCCTAATTCAGTTGGTATTTtaggtgtacaccaccatccGACCGGAACCAAAGCCTTATGTACTATCGGATACCGCCCAACAGAAATATAAAAGTGCCCTATAAGTAATGAAAAGAAACTATAGGACAAAACTATATTTAGAGAAGAATATACAAAGAGATTTTTTTGGGTCTCTTAACTAAATCTTCACACGCAGTAAAGTTATCCTTGTAGATAAGAGTCTAGATTCTATTACCTAAGAAATAGGACGCCGAAGTGTTCAAGCCTCATATCGAGAAATGTTTGTCAGGTTTTCACTTtcaggttaaaaaacaaaaccggTGTCACCTCAACAACGGAACCAGATAAACCTTGCCACCATTATAAAACCCAAGCGCCAAAGGTGCAGAATATGAAGCTCATAGCTCTACTGGGCCAGAATTCAGGgcccaagaagaaaataaataaaaaaaattcaaaaccgAGAATGCAACGCGGGTCTCCTCCGCGGATTGAAGCGGGGAGACGCGCGGTAGGCCCTTCCGGTCCGAGCTGCCGTCACCGATAGGCCGGGCGACGGGCCGAGCTTCCACCCGAGCCCGGGGATTCTCGGCCTAGACTAGCCGGCTCCCTCTTGCCGGCTTTGGCCTTAGCGGCGCCTCGGACCATGCACCGTGATTTGCAACAGAAGCTCGGGACGCCACGGCGTGTCCTGGAGGAGCTGCGCGGAGCGCCGAACCTAAGCAGGCCGACTGAGGACGCGGCAACGGCAGAGGAGGCCGtggccgcccctcccccaccgggCCGCTCCAACTGCCGCGGCGACGCGAGCAGCCGTCTCCGCGCCAGGCCCAACCGCCCGGCCAACCAAGGCCAAGCGAGGCGGCCTGAAGTGGCTGCGCCCCGCCTGCCCCCCACCACGGCCGCGCGAAGACGCCCAGGGCCCGTTACTCCGCGCGCCGCCACCGGTCAGGACGCGCCGCCCTCGGCTGAAGCGACCAACGGCAGTGGGGAGGCCGCGGACCTGAGACTTACTCAGGGGTCGGGTGCTCGGGATCGTAGAAATCCCCCATCTTCGGTGGCGACTGCGACCGCAGCTGCTTCGTGTGGAGCAGCTGGAGGCGGCGACGCTAGCCCCCTCCCCGCGGCAGGCCGAGGCGGGGGAGGGGACCGGAGGGGAGGAGGCCGCTGGTCCGATCGCGGCGGCGGCAGGGGCGGCCCGCGTCGCTGGCTGGCTAGCTCGCCCGctcgttccctccctccctccctccctccggcAACCGCCCGCCGCTCTCACCCTCACACACTCACTCCCGGAGCAACGCGCACCCCGCCCGCCCTGCAGCCTTGCAGGCCCAGCCCCTTAAAGAGACACGCACAGGCAGCCCACCGGCCGCCAGTCGGCGCGCCAGCCCCAGCACGCCGACCCTGGCAGGGGCGGGGTGCAACCCGCGGCCGGGCCCGGCCTAGCCTGCGGCTTTCCGGAACAATAAGTCCCAGGGCCGAGTGCTGTAGGCGGGTCCCGGAGCTGGAGGAGCGCCACCGTTGCCCCTCCCTGGACGACCTCTGGGGAACAGCCCAAGGCCCTCAGGACACCCGCCTTCATCCTTCGAAGCCCTCGGAGAGCCTGGCCTCCAGCTTGTGAGGTAGCGCAGCTGCCGCTCTCGCCCGCTTGcccctttatttcttctcccCTGCCCTTAAATCTGGCTCTCGGCCGCGCACGGAAAACCAAGCTAAGCAGGGATTGCTTCCCAGACCCGGCTGCCCGGACACGCCCTCCGCCCTCCCGCAGCCCCCACCAGCGTGTCCCCAACCGAAACCTCCTACCTTCTTCACCGCGGTATTCTGCCCTCACCCCAAAAGTCTGAGAGGCTAGGTCTGTTCTTAAGACCTCGGGGGGGGGAAAATGGCCTGAGGAAAAGGTTATTAATTACTATCttgcaagaaaaaaaagttagataATTTAACACTACAAACTTTTTGTTTTGGGATTGGCAGGACTTCGTgaaactatttaaaaaagaaaagttagatAACTTAAACTACTACCACCTTTTTGTCTCTGCATTAGCAGGATTTCGTGAAACTATTAGCTAATTTACACCACGCTGAATTTATAGCAGTTGCTTAACATGAAAGTGGGAGATCACAGAGTTCTGATCTTTTgtgaatttggggggggggggcggtttaGCCActaattttttaattggattcaCCAATAAAATGAAATGTGATCTAACAGAAGAATCCTTCACTAGCTAACTAACTTTCTCGTGTTGTTTAGACAAAATCTTGTGTAGTTTAGACTTACCCTGAACCCTTGAAAGTTTCATCCTGCCTACCTCTTAGGTGCTGGAAttctagggtttttgttttgtttttcaagacagagtttttctgtggcctcagactcacaaagatccatctgcctctgcctcccatgtgctggggttaaaggcatgagccaccactgcccaggctagaatgtatttttaaaattgtttttataggAATGGCATGTATTgagccacacacatgcacacgtggagatcagaggataacAGTGAGTCCATTTTTGTGTCCTATGTGCGACCTGTAACTTACACCATAAGGCTAGGCAGCAAGTCCCTTTACTGACCCCGAGCCATCTAACAGgcttataaatttttttttccacttgtaTGTAAGCTAGcaagttttggtttgttttgttttgttttctcatttcgTTTAGAGGttaatctgtattttttttcctggtaacTTTTATGCATATCATTGAGGAAGTTCAAAgtccaccaaaaaagaaaaaaaaaaaacccagccttttgttttgctttcattgGTGAGCTTTCCTTTGTGGTTGAAACTTGCTCTATGctatgctgacctcaaactcaaactcCTTCCTACCCCATCCTCCCTGATGCCTGGATTACAGGTGCCAGTCACCACAACCTGCTGAAGATGAAAGTTTTATTGTGAAGTCTCTCACTGCTGTGAGGATGAGATGAGGTGCTGGTGAGTGAAACCCTGAACTTcctctttttacttctttttggCCTTGGCCTCCATATGTCGCCAATGATGACCTTGACTGTCTCTCAACCTTCTGCATCTACCACAAAGTACTGACATTTCAGGGATACATCACCATAGCTAGTTAAtatggtgctggggacagaactcaaGGAAGGCTTCCTAAATACTAGACAAGTACTCCACCTTCTGAGAACATCCCAGTCCATAAAACCCTAAACTTTAAACCAACACCAGCCAACTTCTAGACCTATGACACTGGGCATGGCTGTTTCTTGGGTTTCTACTGCCTTGCCTATTAAAATAGAAGAGTATCTATCACATAGATAATGTTGTGaacatgtttgtatatgtctTTCATTAAACAATTatctttactgattttttttgttttgtttttcgagacagggtttctctgtatagccctggctgtcctggaactcactctgtagaccaggctggcctcgaactgagaatttgcctcagcctcccaagtgctgggattaaaggcatgcgccaccactgcccagctatctttactgatttttttttttaaatatttcaatatgTAGTCCAGTTTGCCTAGAGCTTGAAGtcctcttcctcagtctctctctacTAAGTGTGCTATCATGCCCAGCTAGATTTTGAATATATTGGAGCTCTTTACCTTAAATGCCACGGAAGCCAGTGGCAGCCACGTGGCCTTAGGAAAGGGCTACTTTATGTGGACACTTAAGTGGAGAGGATCCTAGAATGAGGTGTATGGGTTTCCCATTTCCTTCATACACAGCTGTCGAGCAgggacagatggatggaactcCAATCCTAATGGTAACTTAAGAGTCGGAACCCAACAGAGCAGGCATATCAAACCATGGAGGTCAGTGGGAATTCTGAGGCCCATAAATCTTTCAAATTTTTCCAGGCAGCACCTTTGAGATGGTGTTCAGGATTCTCTGGTTCTGGTTTGCTGTATCCCAAGTACTGAGGATTGTATATCACCACACCCAGTGTgaattcaaaacaaagaaaattcatGTTAtaaggcatggtggctcatatcttTAATCTCCATActtaagcctggtctacagagggaattccaggataaccaaggctacagagaaaccctgtcttggggaaaacaaaacaaaacaaaacttcttttCAACCCAAACATGCCTTAAAATTCCCTAACCTCCAAGCTTATTCTCCATTCTGTGATTGACCTCCTGATCAAAGCAATACTTTTTAGCTTATTGGATACTTTcccatacattaaaaaaaagtaaaaaaaaagacagggccTCACCTTGTAGCCCTGGTcagtctagaactcactgtgtagacaggtAGGCCTTACACCTACCTCCACctctagagtgctaggattaaagacacgtGCCGCCATGCGACGCCGCGGggtctccattgctgtgaagagacatcatgaccaaggcaactctaggGAAGCATTTAATgagggttggcttacagtttcagaggtttagtccattatcacagcaggaagcatggccgaggacaaggggctggagaaggaactgagttGTACCTCTTGATCCGACGGCAGCCAGGAGTCACTCTTCCGCCCTAGGCGGAGCCTAAGCATAGagaacctcagagcccacccccacaatgatgcacttcctctaagaaggccacacctcctaatagtgctactacCTATGGGCCAAACTTTCAAACTCAGTAATCTATGGAGTCCAAACCTATTCAAAACCACTGCTATTCCAtgcttttagaaaaatgaaaaataaaaactccaAATGTGTTTAAAGAAAAAGTTCACAATCCCCTACTCCTACTCTAATAAACAAAACAGTTGAGAATCCCTTCTAGTACCTCCTGTGGGCCCAGACTACATCCCCTCCAGCAGGACCCAGGATGGCTACTAGTGGCCTTCAAATTAACTTTGGTGTCTcatgaaaaagggaagaaagacaaAACATTGCCACAGGTAAGTTCTCTGGTAAAGAGATGGGAAAAGTATCTAGGACAGGGAAACACCAGTTGATCCCCTGAGCACATTCTCCAAAACTATTTGTAAATGTTATCCCTCCCTGTGCTGCTAATTGAGTTAGGTATCCTGGTGAgctttgtcagcttgacatagtctaaagtcatctgagaggacaTCAGTTAAGGAATTGCCTAGATCAGACTGGTCTGTGGCGTTTCTGATGGAGGATGGTCTAGCCCACTTTGGGCAGCACCTACCTAGATAGCTGGTCCAAGGCTGTATAAGAAAACTAGCATAACTTCTACTCCAATTTTCCTACACAATGGATTGTGCCCTGGAAGTGTAAACCATTTTCCCCCGAAGTTGCTTTTGGTTCcaagtgttttatcatagcaaaagaATGGAACTAGAACACTAGTCTCTACTGTCGAGCTATAGCCACAGCCAATACAAAGACTTTGAGCTAATATGCTAATATACAGATGGATATAGTACATTGACTGATACAGCCCATAAGCAACTATATGTGTTATATCACTAGGTGgtaccttcccccccccccccaaatggcgggtttgttttttttttctgtgtccaGGCCAGAGTAAGGCTCTGGAAAGACAAAAGGTCATTCCCCCTTGAGTCCACAGTTGGAACTGAGTGGAAGGCTACTTCCTCTCATTTCCTACTTCTCTAACACTTTCCCCTAGTGAAGACTGTCAGAGCATTGATTCAACTCCTCAGAAGATGCTGACTTTGTGAGGCATAGCATGGCACACCTGTAACTGCAGAACTCCAGAGTCAGGAGTGAGAATATAGTGCCAGCCTGGCTACatggaaagaccctgtctcaaaaaaccagaagggagggaagaatgtTCAAGTTTGAAAGGACAGGCAAATTGTAAGTTTTCAGTACAGTGACTGTGCAGTTCCCTTCCTTGAGGGAAGGCAAGCAAGAATGGCATTAGCAACCAGACCCTGACTCAGTATGACATTTGGGAAATAATATCCCTCTCCATACACTAACACAAACACCTTCATCCTGAAGAGTCAGTCCTTTTCCTAGTGGAAAAGCACTGGATATATGAAAGGACAAAGTATTTTCTTCTTCccccaaaatataaaattaatttcaatttctcacctctctgcttttatttttggatttggctttttttcgagacagggtttctctgtatagccctggcctggctgtcctggaacttactctgtaaaccaggctggccttgaactgagaaatctgccctcctctgcctcccagagtgctgggattacaggcgggtgccaccaccgcccagctttggCTTTCAAATTTTATGCCTTTGTAGATGTTCTATCGCGTTTATATATATTAACTACAAAATTATGtgataattttcagttttatgcCTTTATTTACCAATCTTTCCCCTGCACACACacttggttttttggggggagaggggtttgagacagggttttcctgtgtagctctgactgccctgaattcactctgtagaccagactggcctcaaactcagaaatctgcctacctctgcctcccaagtgctgggattaaaggcgtgtgccaccactgcccggcttcttccCCTTTTTCATAACAAGTTTTCCTTTGTGGGCTCTGAGGATCTACCTATGTCCACACCCCAATTTTGCGGCCCCCCTGACTTCAGGGCTAGCTTTACAGTCACATGCCACTAAACCTTGGTTTTACCTGGGGCAGGGGAtgcaaactcaggttctcatgagTATGCAGTAGACTCTCCTGATAAAGGGACCATACATGCCAAATCCCATTTCTCTTCCACCTGGAAACCACACCTGAGACACTGTCACACGGTTCTTCCTCTTAGGTAAGAAAATATCTCCTTGATGGAAGTGTGGTAGTAAATGCCTCCAATACAAACACTTGGCCAGACTGAgggatcactgtgagttctaCACCATCCTGACTTACATAATCAAACACTGGGGTAGGAACAGAGATGATAGGGATTGGCTTGTGGGATGGATTTATATGTGGTGCATACATGCAAGGGTATGAGTGACAGCCATACACAAGTCAGAACAGGACATCAGTTGTCTCCCGTGATTACTTTCTATCTTACTACTgtgagacagtatctcactgAACAGGAAGCCCACTGTTTAGGACATATTGGATGGCCAGCAAGCTCTcaggatctgcttgtctctgctccTCACGCTGAGGTTAACACTAGTGCAGCCATGGTTTTTATGCTTGTATAGAGAACTGAGACTTGGATCTTCATGCTTGCAGAACAAGCACTCTTAGCCACTTCACCATGTCCTCTGTTTACAATGTTCCCCATATAAAGTAATCTGAGGCCCTCTAGCCCTTGGATAGACGTTAACCTCTCAGGTATGAGCTGGAGTATTTTCACTCACTGCTTCCCTGGATGGGCTTCCAGCTAATTCCATTGCAGGACGTCTATCATCCTGGGCAGTCCAGGGTATCAGATGGAGGATCATGGCCATACCATGTTCAAGGTCAAAGCCTTGGCCCACACATCAGTAGACACCACACTAGTCAGCCCCCAGTGGGCCAGGGTTTGTCATTAGCAGGGCAGCAAGCTCTTTCCCCGTGCTACCAAAACCAAGCACACAGAGCCTGAGAACTTGACTAAGGAGGAGTATTTCCTCTTCCCTGCTCAGCTCTGCTGGTGTGATCCCTGTTCTGTCACTTTTACTTGAGTTTATCATCAGTCActcactaaaaaagaaaaaggaggggccAAGAGAGAAGCTGCAACACctactgcatgtgtgtgcttggccAGAAAGTCTGTGCTGTCTAAAGTCATGCACCCCTGGGCATAGAGACCTGGTTCTGCCTTTTGTAGGTCACTATATCTGATACTCTTCTGATTGCCAAGGAAGTAGGAGTTCCTCCTGTCTTCAGAGACCAGGAGCAGAGAAAGTGTGGGTGGAAAGAACTGGAAGAAGTATTCTCAGACTAAGCTCATCTCAGGGTGCCcacagaagaaaggagagacTGACCAGAGGGAAACACCTGTTAGGAGGAGTCTGGATTGCTCTTTTGATTTCCTACTCAATAAAACtggtttgagatagggtttcctaCAGTCCAAATTGACCTTGAATTGGATATGTAGCTAAGGGTAACTCTGAACTCCTGATTTTCCCATCGCCACCacccaaatgctgggatgacaggacTGTCTTACCATGCCTAACTACAATATTAGCTGTTTCCTTCGTGGTGGTGTTGGAGATGGAAGAGCTTCATAAGTGTTACACacgtattctaccactgagctatactcccAGTCCTCCTCCATCCCtacgtgtgcacatgcatttgtatgtgtttgtgtcttgtgtgtgtctgtgtctatgtggatctgtgtctatgtgtgtctgtgtatgtccctgtctgtgtctgtgtctgtgtgtattttgctAGGGATCAAATCCCAGGTGTCATGCTTGCTAGGCAAACGTAGGACTTGGGTATTAGCCACAACCTGTACATAAGGAAGATGTCCTTTCAGACaggaaataaaaagtaattttatcttTTACATATTATagtaaattaaaatcaaaactatTCTGTGAAGAGGAGCAAGGGTGTCCTTTGGAGGATGCTCATCCTAGCAGGCAGGCAACTGTGTGTTCTCTGGGTTTGGTCCCAGCTTGCAGCTGAGTGGCTGGAACTCTGGGCATGTGGTTTAGCAGCTTCCTTACAGACTAGAGCTGCTGGTCTTCAAGCTATTGATGAGACTATTTTCTGTGTGACTGTTGGAGGCCCACCATGGCTTTCATATAATTGTGctagaaaaaaaagatgaacagAAGGGAAATTGATGAGGAAGTGTGGTCTTAGCGAGGATTCACAAGCCATGTCACGTGCACTTCATCAATTCTCCTGCAAACATCACAGTCTGGAGACAAAGCACTCTCTGCACAGTGCAACTGCTATGAAAAGTAACATTCCATACAAACACTTTCATTCTTTCAGTCTAAGGAAAGTGTGTAAAACGTTTGAAATATCCTAGCAGTTATGTTTAAAAGGCGACATGTGCTGGGCACAGTGACatgcacctttagtcccagcagccaggaagcagaggcaggtgggtggcTGTGAGCTCCACctgctacctagtgagttccaagacagccagagctacatggtgagaccctgtctcaaaacaaaaagtaggCATGCATGCTTCAGTGGCCACATAACATCTGACAGGGCATggattcaaaagagaaaacatggtATAGTTTATTGCTGGACTTTCTTGGACCCACCAGTGGacaaataatgacacagagacttATGAACTTTATTACCGCTTAGGCTACTTCCCAGCTAGCTCATCTGACTTAACTAAGCCAACTGTCCGCGATTCTTTTCCCAGAGCCCATCTCTCAGTCCAGAAGTCCTGACTTCTCTTTCCTGCCGAGCTATTGGCCATCAGatctttattaaaccaatcagtAAGTGAGGAAGGTGTATGTTTACAAAACACTGCGGGCGGCAGGAGATGAGCCAGAAGAATAACAATTCCAATGGTGAGCTTTGCTGTTACAGAATTAACAATTGAATAATACAGAGACAACCTTCACACAGTGTGCCCCAACAATAGTTTGGATATAAAGAACTTTATATACTATATACCTTAAAGCATATAGGTTCCTGTGTTTGCAAGCTTAGTCTCCATGGGTAGATCTGATCATTGAGAGGTAATAGGAAAGTGAGAGCTAATCAACGGATTTATCCACAAGTGGGTTCATAACTTGATAGCATTATTGGAAGGTGGTGGGATGCAAGAGGTAGGAGCAGGTTGGAGGATGTAGGTCACTGGGGCTATGGCCTGAAAGACTTATCATATCCTTGATCCACCCCAGGCCTTTTCTGCTTGAGCACGTTGATGATACAAGCAGCTCTCCACCATGCTCTTCTGATGCCAGGCTGATCTGGTTTACCATAGGCCTATAACAATGGAACCAGTTTACTAGGTAAAAAAATCTTTCATCTTTgattttccctttgtttctatttctgtttctagAAAGGGTCTCCATAAAGCCCCAGCCTGCCTTTAGCCTCCTATGCAAATAGGATAACTTAGGACTCCCGATTCTCCTgcttccagcactcaggaggaatgTGTCACCAGATTGGCTTAATCCTTCCTTGTGACTACCAGGTATTTGTCTAAGCAATAGGAAACTAACAGGAAGGGGCTCTTCCTCTAGAGGTCAAGGCCTAATTACTGTTATAGGGACCCCCATCTAGCTGTAGTATTCACAAATTCTACTCTTTCTTTTGTTAATTAAATTCTATTCTTTTAATACAGTTAGGATCCCCGAGAGTGGGTAGGAAAGGCTGTCACTAAGGCAGGAGGCAGGGTAGGATCAAATGTTAAAGCTAGCTTAGAATATGGAAAGGAACTCTAGAGTCCTCAAGGTAAGAAGCTTTAACATGCAATGCCAACACTAAGCTGGACTTTTCTTTCTTGGGATAGTGTCTCGATATATAacccaagatggccttgaactcaagatacAACTCCCTCAACCCCCAGAAGTGTTTATAGGATTTGACAAGAACACTGGGCTCAAGATGGaacttttcctccttttgttgaacccagggccttccaTCTCCAGTATTAAAGCTGGAATTCTTGAAGGGTGTAAAATGGTCCTAGGTCTAGGTTTGCAGAAAGCAAATGCTGGCAGTAGAGTGGGGAAAATCTGAAAATTCCAACTtaagaggcaggagcaggaggaacaggagttcaaggcctctctgtgctacacagcaagttcaaggcaggCCTGAACCACATGGAACtttgtttcaaagaaaaacaaatagccAGATAAGCTGCTGagtacctgtaatctcagcactccacaGGTACAAGCAGGAGTGTTAGGATGTTAAGGTCATCTTTAGCtgcatagtgaatttgaggccagcctaagatATTGAGTTAGTGtctcgtttgttttgtttttgtgagagaaagtttctctgtatagctctggctgtcctgaaattcactctgtagaccaagctggtctgaaactcagaaatctaccagtctctgcccaagtgctgggattaaagggtctcactatgtagctcttgcATGGAACTCATTgtatagatcagactggcctcaaagtctTAGAGTTCGTTAAGACCATGTcttaagaaatcaaaacaaaacaacacccctCCCACCCTGCTCTAAAAACAAGTATATACACTTTCATATGTTTTGCAGTCCTTAAGTCCAATCATATATGAGCTtgtgatttaaaaattatatttggaactggaaagatagctcactggagagatagctcagtggttgagagcactggctgctcttccagaggacccaggttcaattgcTATCATCTCCAGTTTTGGAGGGATCCTAGAGAatcctacaccctcttctggcctccgcagACACCAAACATGCAAATgctgcacagatatacatgcaggaaaaacaccagtacacataaaattaacagtttttaaaaatgtaagtatgtaaatacacacatacacactataaaTCAGTCTCACAatgaagaaactaaaaaaaaaaaaatgtaaatagtgCTGAGTATAGTAACCcaaacctgtaatctcagcatgtgGAGCATGGATCCAAGAGGATCAGTTCCAAGTTACCCTTGGCTACctagcaagtttgagaccagcctgggatacatgatgcttgtctcaaacaaacaagtaacAAAGGCCACCTGAGCAGAGGACTGCACAGTATCAGGGCCTTGACAGAATGAAGACTGGGGAGTCATAGGTTCTCTGTAGCTGACGCCATGTCTAGCTCCACTTTGGCTAAATGGGATCCTCTGTCCCCTGCCATTTGTTCAGGGTAGCCCCCTGACCAGGTCCTTCTCCACAGGCCGTGGTCTCAGAGGATTTTATTCTTAGACTGTCaagagctgtgagccaccatacatgGTTATAGGTAGGTTAGTATTTACAAGCCATGTTCAGACCTGTCCATGATCTATGTGATCCCACTTCCAAAGTCCAACCTTGCTCCAATCTGGAGCTGGCAGAAGACACCTACTGATTAAGGGTGACAATCTCCCTGGGCTGGTACCATCACACACACCCCCAACATACTCAGATACACCTTGTGCCTATCTAATGAGGTTGGTGATTCTGAGTATCCTAATAAAGTCTTTGGGGCCTCCACCCTCACAGACATGAATGTGCCAAGTTACCTTCTGTTCCGTCTTGACTCTGGCATTGTAGAAGGAGATGGAATCAGGACCCTCAGGCAGGACAGTCTGCTGCAGCTGGCTGTACCTGTCCTGGTCATCTTCTCCCTGGGAGAGGCCCAACCCAGCATAGTATCTCAGCCTGGCATTGTCAGGATAAACCCTGGCAGGGCCTATGCTTAGTATCAGGGCAGTTCCTTGCT encodes:
- the LOC127688473 gene encoding translation initiation factor IF-2-like; the protein is MHRDLQQKLGTPRRVLEELRGAPNLSRPTEDAATAEEAVAAPPPPGRSNCRGDASSRLRARPNRPANQGQARRPEVAAPRLPPTTAARRRPGPVTPRAATGQDAPPSAEATNGSGEAADLRLTQGSGARDRRNPPSSVATATAAASCGAAGGGDASPLPAAGRGGGGDRRGGGRWSDRGGGRGGPRRWLASSPARSLPPSLPPATARRSHPHTLTPGATRTPPALQPCRPSPLKRHAQAAHRPPVGAPAPARRPWQGRGATRGRARPSLRLSGTISPRAECCRRVPELEERHRCPSLDDLWGTAQGPQDTRLHPSKPSESLASSL